GTCCCCGCACGCATGGCCACGTCGATCAGCGTGGCTGCCGCGCGCCGCGCGTGCCGTGCCGGCGTCGTGTCGCCCGCGATCGCGGCCGTCGTCTGCGCACCCTCGGCGAGGAGTGCGAGCTGGGCGGCGAGCTCCTCGGCCGCGTCGAGGTCCGGCACGGCGGCCGCGGCGAGCCCGGCGACGTACCGCTGGAACGAGTCCTTGTGCTCGCGGGCGATCTCGGCGACCGCGGGTGACGTCGCACCCAGCTCACCGAAGGCGTTGATGAAGCCGCAGCCGCGGAAGGTGTCGTCGCCGAACCACTGCTCCAGGAAGTCGTACATCGCGAGCAGCCGGTCCCGCGGGGTCCCCGCTGCAGCCACCGCCTGCTCGATGCCCTGCTCCCAGAGGTCGTGCCGCCCGCCGAGCACCGCGGCGACGAGCTGCTCCTTGCCGGGGAACACCGAGTAGAGCTTCTTCAACGAGACGCCGGCGGTCGTCCGGATCTCGTCCATGCCGACCGCCTGGAACCCGCGGGCGTAGAAGAGCGCGTCCGCGGCGTCGACGATGCGCTCGCGCACCTGCGGGTCGGTCGTGCTGGCGGTGCCGGACACGGGCATCCCCTTCCCTCCGCTGCGGTCCCACTCGTCCCCGTCGCCTCGGGAACGGACGTTCTCCAGTGTAGGCCGCGTCCCCCGGTCCCGGTCGAGCCCGGGACCGGGGGGACTGCCTAGTCCTCCTCCGGCGCGTCGTCCGGGTTCGTCACCTGCGCACGCCCGGCGGGGTCGAGGTGGATCGACGTGCCGTCGTCGAGCTCGACGAT
The sequence above is drawn from the Curtobacterium sp. MR_MD2014 genome and encodes:
- a CDS encoding TetR/AcrR family transcriptional regulator, yielding MSGTASTTDPQVRERIVDAADALFYARGFQAVGMDEIRTTAGVSLKKLYSVFPGKEQLVAAVLGGRHDLWEQGIEQAVAAAGTPRDRLLAMYDFLEQWFGDDTFRGCGFINAFGELGATSPAVAEIAREHKDSFQRYVAGLAAAAVPDLDAAEELAAQLALLAEGAQTTAAIAGDTTPARHARRAAATLIDVAMRAGTDRTR